From Aptenodytes patagonicus chromosome 1, bAptPat1.pri.cur, whole genome shotgun sequence, one genomic window encodes:
- the SLC9D1 gene encoding transmembrane and coiled-coil domain-containing protein 3 yields MKATGFISLWTLVSLPCGQLANPAEHEDVVKHAIKLHRGKGAVITQRKQWVLESCRKLSGLLRQKNVVLNKLKNAIRAVEKDAGLSDEEKLFQVHTFEIFQKELNESENSVFQAIHGLQRALQGDYKDVVNMKESSRQRLEALREAAIKEEMEYVELLAAEKHQVEALKNMQHQNKSLSMLDEILEDVRKAADRLEEEIEEHAFDDNKSVRGVNFEAVLRVEEDEANSKRNASKREVEDDLGLSMLIDSQNNQYILTKPRDSTIPRADHHFIKDIVTIGMLSLPCGWLCTTIGLPTMFGYIICGVLLGPSGLNSIKSIVQVETLGEFGVFFTLFLVGLEFSPERLRKVWKISLQGPCYMTVLMIAFGLLWGHLLQIRPTQSVFISTCLSLSSTPLVSRFLAGSVRGDKEGDIDYSSVLLGMLVMQDVQLGLFIAVMPTLIQAGVSTYSSIFKEILRILILIGQILFSLAAVFLVCLVIKTYLIGPYYRKLHAESKGNKEILILGITAFIFLMLTITELLDVSMELGCFLAGALISSQGHMVTEEIMSCIEPIRDFLAIIFFASIGLHVFPTFVIYELTVLLFLTLSVVIMKFVLAVLVLSLILPKTSQYIKWIVSAGLAQVSEFSFVLGSRARRAGIISREVYLLILSVTTLSLLLAPALWRAAIMKCVPRPERRSST; encoded by the exons ATGAAGGCGACTGGATTTATTTCCCTATGGACGTTGGTTTCGCTGCCTTGTGGCCAGTTAGCAAATCCTGCAGAACATGAAGATGTAGTAAAGCATGCAATAAAGCTGCACCGTGGGAAAGGAGCTGTTATCACTCAGAGGAAGCAGTGGGTGTTGGAGAGCTGCAGAAAACTGTCTGGTCTTCTTCGCCAAAAGAATGTTGTTCTCAATAAACTAAAAAATGCTATAAGAGCAGTTGAGAAGGATGCAGGACTGTCAGATGAAGAGAAACTTTTTCAGGTGCATACCTTTGAAATTTTCCAAAAGGAGCTAAATGAAAGTGAAAATTCGGTCTTTCAAGCAATTCATGGCCTCCAGAGAGCTCTACAGGGTGATTACAAAGATGTTGTAAATATGAAAGAAAGCAGTAGACAGAGACTGGAAGCCTTGAGAGAAGCTGCAATTAAG GAAGAAATGGAATACGTTGAACTCTTAGCAGCAGAAAAACATCAGGTTGAAGCCCTTAAGAACATGCAGCATCAAAACAAAAGCCTGTCAATGCTTGATGAAATTCTAGAAGATGTCAGGAAGGCAGCTGATAGATTGGAAGAGGAAATAGAAGAGCATGCCTTTGATGACAACAAATCC GTAAGAGGTGTAAACTTTGAAGCGGTTTTAAGGGTGGAAGAAGATGAAGCCAACTCCAAAAGAAATGCTTCAAAAAGAGAAGTAGAGGATGACTTAGGTCTTAGTATGCTTATTGATTCCCAGAACAATCAGTATATCCTTACCAAGCCCAGAGATTCAACCATTCCTCGTGCTGACCATCATTTCATAAAG GATATTGTGACAATAGGAATGTTGTCTTTGCCATGTGGCTGGCTGTGCACAACAATAGGATTGCCAACCATGTTTGGGTATATTATCTGTGGAGTACTCTTAGGACCATCAGGACTAAATAGTATCAAG tctattgTACAGGTGGAGACGTTAGGAGAGTTTGGTGTATTCTTCACTCTCTTTCTAGTTGGTCTGGAATTTTCTCCTGAAAGATTAAGAAAG GTATGGAAAATATCTTTGCAAGGACCCTGCTACATGACAGTTCTGATGATTGCCTTTGGTTTACTATGGGGACACTTGCTCCAAATTAGACCAACACAAAGTGTCTTCATTTCCACTTGTTTATCTTTATCAAGCACGCCACTGGTGTCAAGATTTCTTGCAGGTAGTGTTCGAGGAGATAAAGAAG GGGATATTGACTACAGTAGCGTACTACTTGGCATGTTGGTGATGCAGGATGTGCAGCTTGGTTTATTTATAGCTGTCATGCCTACACTTATTCAAGCAGGAGTGAGCACATattccag CATTTTCAAGGAAATACTGAGAATACTGATACTGATTGGCCAAATCCTCTTTTCTCtggctgctgtttttcttgtatGTCTTGTTATAAAGACTTATCTCATAGGACCGTATTATCGCAAGTTGCATGCAGAAAGCAAAGGGAATAAAGAAATCCTCATTCTAGGAATAACTGCATTCATCTTCCTTATGTTAACG ATCACAGAGCTGTTGGATGTTTCAATGGAGCTGGGATGCTTCTTAGCCGGAGCTCTGATCTCTTCTCAGGGTCACATGGTTACTGAGGAGATTATGTCCTGTATTGAACCAATACGTGACTTCCTTGCCATCATTTTCTTTGCATCCATAG gACTTCATGTTTTCCCCACATTTGTAATATATGAACTCACGGTCTTACTATTCCTTACATTGTCTGTGGTCATAatgaag TTTGTCTTGGCAGTGCTCGTCCTTTCTCTGATTCTTCCAAAGACCAGCCAGTATATCAAGTGGATTGTCTCAGCAGGACTGGCACAAGTCAGTGAATTCTCTTTTGTTCTGGGAAGTAGAGCACGCAGAGCAGGGATCATATCTCGGGAG GTCTATCTTCTTATTCTGAGTGTGACTACTCTAAGCCTTTTACTTGCCCCTGCCCTGTGGAGAGCTGCAATTATGAAATGTGTTCCAAGACCTGAAAGACGCTCAAGTACTTGA